One Mangrovimonas cancribranchiae DNA segment encodes these proteins:
- a CDS encoding VOC family protein, producing the protein MTTVNIYLTFNGNCKQAFDFYKSIFGGEYPYIGTFGEMPPQKEIPPLPEEMNDKIMHISLPISKETMLMGSDAGGEWAKKLKQGNNFSVSVNVDTLDEADSVFKALSEGGNITMPLAKTFWGAYFGMLTDKFGINWMVSCELSS; encoded by the coding sequence ATGACAACAGTAAACATTTACCTAACCTTTAATGGTAATTGTAAACAGGCCTTCGATTTTTATAAATCTATTTTTGGCGGAGAATATCCGTACATAGGTACTTTTGGCGAAATGCCGCCTCAAAAAGAGATTCCACCATTACCAGAAGAAATGAATGATAAAATTATGCATATTTCTTTACCAATTAGTAAAGAAACCATGCTTATGGGAAGTGATGCTGGAGGTGAATGGGCTAAAAAATTAAAGCAAGGAAATAACTTTTCTGTATCTGTAAATGTCGATACATTAGATGAAGCCGATAGTGTTTTTAAAGCCCTTTCTGAAGGTGGTAATATAACAATGCCATTAGCAAAAACTTTTTGGGGAGCTTATTTTGGGATGTTAACCGATAAATTTGGAATTAATTGGATGGTAAGTTGTGAGCTTTCTTCCTGA
- the ytxJ gene encoding bacillithiol system redox-active protein YtxJ — translation MGIFNKLFGSTQKGVEHSKLPWKNLIDIERLNVVEERSNNKLQVIFKHSTRCGISSMVKRQFEKQFPLDLDIDLYYLDLLKYREVSNQVAAKFNVKHESPQLLIIKGGKVIKHASHGQINDLNLKIFV, via the coding sequence ATGGGAATATTTAACAAGTTGTTTGGGAGTACTCAAAAAGGAGTGGAGCATTCTAAGTTACCTTGGAAAAATTTAATTGATATAGAACGGCTTAATGTAGTTGAAGAAAGGTCTAATAATAAATTACAAGTTATATTTAAGCATTCTACAAGGTGTGGAATAAGTAGTATGGTTAAAAGGCAATTTGAAAAGCAATTTCCTTTGGACTTAGATATTGATTTATATTATTTAGATTTATTGAAGTATAGAGAGGTTTCAAACCAGGTTGCTGCTAAATTTAACGTTAAACATGAATCTCCCCAATTGTTAATTATTAAAGGAGGTAAAGTGATTAAACACGCTAGTCATGGACAAATAAATGACTTAAATTTAAAGATTTTTGTTTAG
- the clpB gene encoding ATP-dependent chaperone ClpB, whose product MNFNNYTIKSQEAIQQAQQIAQGYGHQQIENEHLFKAILEVDENVLPFILKKLNVNTSILKQTLDKQLESLPKVSGGDIMLSREAGKTLNEASIVAKKMKDDFVSIEHLILAILKSNSKIAQMLKDQGVTEKGLSAAIDELRKGDRVTSQSQEDTYNALSKYAKNLNQLAKDGKLDPVIGRDEEIRRILQILSRRTKNNPILVGEPGTGKTAIAEGLAHRIVDGDIPENLKEKQIFALDMGALIAGAKYKGEFEERLKSVVKEVTTSEGDIVLFIDEIHTLVGAGKGEGAMDAANILKPALARGELRAIGATTLDEYQKYFEKDKALERRFQKVMVDEPDTESAISILRGIKEKYETHHKVRIKDDAIIGAVELSERYITNRFLPDKAIDLMDEAASKLRMEINSKPEELDVLDRKIMQLEIEIEAIKREKDETKLKSLRSELANLKEERKEIYAKWKSEKEVVDNIQNTKQDIENYKLEAERAEREGNYGKVAEIRYGKIKEAQENLDKLQKELQKNQSGNSLIKEEVTYDDIAEVVAKWTGIPVTKMLQSEREKLLKLEDELHKRVVGQDEAIVAVSDAVRRSRAGLQNPDKPIGTFLFLGTTGVGKTELAKALAEYLFDDESAITRIDMSEYQERHSVSRLVGAPPGYVGYDEGGQLTEAVRRKPYSVVLLDEIEKAHPDTFNILLQVLDEGRLTDNKGRVADFKNTIIIMTSNMGSHIIQEKFEDTKDVDAAMELAKIEVLGLLKKSVRPEFLNRIDDTIMFTPLTADNIKSIVELQLKGVTKMIAKQGITFDATPEAVSYLAQKGYNPEYGARPVKRVIQKEVLNELSKEILSGKVTTDSIILLDAFDEKLVFRNQDNLVSEES is encoded by the coding sequence ATGAACTTTAACAATTATACAATAAAATCACAAGAAGCCATACAACAAGCGCAACAGATTGCGCAAGGTTATGGTCATCAACAAATAGAAAATGAGCACCTCTTTAAAGCTATTCTAGAAGTTGATGAAAACGTACTACCATTTATTTTAAAAAAATTAAATGTCAACACATCTATACTAAAACAGACTTTAGATAAACAATTAGAAAGTTTACCAAAAGTCTCTGGTGGCGATATTATGTTGTCTCGCGAAGCCGGAAAAACACTTAACGAAGCTTCTATTGTTGCTAAAAAAATGAAAGACGACTTTGTCTCAATCGAGCACCTCATTCTTGCTATTCTAAAATCTAATAGTAAAATAGCACAGATGTTAAAAGACCAAGGTGTTACCGAAAAAGGTCTTTCTGCTGCTATCGATGAACTTCGTAAAGGTGATCGTGTAACCTCTCAAAGTCAAGAAGACACATATAATGCGTTAAGTAAATACGCCAAAAACCTTAACCAATTAGCAAAAGACGGAAAATTAGATCCTGTTATTGGCCGAGATGAAGAAATAAGACGGATCCTTCAAATTTTATCGCGTAGAACCAAAAACAACCCGATATTAGTTGGTGAGCCCGGAACAGGTAAAACAGCTATTGCCGAAGGTTTAGCACACAGAATTGTAGATGGCGACATTCCAGAAAATTTAAAGGAAAAGCAAATTTTTGCTTTAGATATGGGGGCGTTAATTGCTGGCGCTAAATACAAAGGCGAGTTTGAAGAACGCTTAAAATCTGTCGTTAAAGAAGTAACAACTAGCGAAGGCGACATTGTATTATTTATAGATGAAATTCATACACTTGTTGGTGCAGGAAAAGGTGAAGGCGCTATGGATGCTGCTAACATTTTAAAACCAGCATTAGCACGCGGTGAATTAAGAGCTATTGGAGCCACAACATTAGATGAGTATCAAAAATATTTTGAAAAAGATAAAGCCCTAGAACGACGTTTTCAAAAAGTAATGGTAGACGAACCCGATACAGAAAGTGCCATTTCAATTTTACGTGGTATAAAAGAAAAATACGAAACACACCATAAAGTACGTATTAAAGATGATGCCATAATTGGTGCTGTTGAGTTATCAGAACGTTACATTACCAACCGTTTTTTGCCAGATAAGGCTATCGATTTAATGGATGAAGCAGCGTCTAAACTTCGCATGGAGATTAATTCTAAACCAGAAGAACTAGATGTTTTAGATAGAAAAATCATGCAGCTTGAAATTGAAATTGAAGCTATAAAACGCGAAAAAGACGAAACAAAACTAAAATCATTACGTTCAGAGCTTGCAAATCTTAAAGAGGAGCGAAAAGAGATTTACGCCAAGTGGAAAAGCGAAAAAGAAGTTGTAGACAATATCCAAAACACCAAACAAGATATTGAAAACTACAAGCTAGAAGCCGAACGTGCCGAGCGTGAAGGAAATTACGGTAAAGTAGCCGAAATACGTTACGGTAAAATTAAAGAAGCACAAGAAAATCTTGACAAACTTCAAAAAGAATTACAAAAAAATCAATCGGGTAACTCACTCATAAAAGAAGAAGTTACCTATGATGATATTGCCGAAGTTGTCGCAAAATGGACGGGCATTCCTGTTACCAAAATGCTACAAAGCGAACGTGAAAAACTCTTAAAGTTAGAAGACGAGTTACACAAACGCGTTGTAGGTCAAGACGAAGCCATTGTTGCTGTAAGCGACGCTGTAAGACGAAGTCGCGCTGGTTTACAAAACCCAGACAAACCCATAGGAACCTTTTTATTCCTTGGTACCACTGGAGTTGGTAAAACCGAATTAGCCAAGGCACTTGCCGAATATCTTTTTGATGATGAAAGCGCTATTACCAGAATAGATATGAGCGAATACCAAGAACGCCACTCTGTAAGTCGTTTAGTTGGTGCGCCTCCAGGATATGTTGGTTACGATGAAGGCGGACAACTTACCGAAGCCGTAAGAAGAAAACCATATTCTGTTGTATTGCTTGATGAAATTGAAAAAGCACATCCAGATACCTTCAATATTTTATTACAAGTTTTAGATGAAGGCCGATTAACAGATAACAAAGGGCGTGTTGCCGATTTTAAAAATACAATCATCATTATGACATCTAATATGGGAAGCCATATTATTCAAGAAAAATTTGAAGACACCAAAGATGTCGATGCAGCTATGGAACTAGCTAAAATTGAAGTTCTTGGATTACTTAAAAAATCGGTAAGACCAGAATTTTTAAATAGAATAGACGATACTATTATGTTTACGCCGCTTACAGCCGATAACATAAAAAGCATTGTCGAACTTCAATTAAAAGGCGTTACTAAAATGATTGCTAAACAAGGTATCACATTTGATGCAACACCAGAAGCCGTATCATATCTAGCCCAAAAAGGCTATAATCCGGAATACGGAGCAAGACCTGTTAAACGTGTTATTCAAAAGGAAGTGCTTAACGAATTAAGTAAAGAAATTCTTTCTGGAAAAGTAACAACAGATAGTATTATTCTTTTAGATGCTTTTGATGAAAAACTTGTGTTTAGAAACCAAGACAATCTAGTATCTGAAGAATCTTAA
- the deoC gene encoding deoxyribose-phosphate aldolase: MKINSYIDHTLLSPTASKKDIYTLCEEAIEHRFFSVCINSSYVPLAKQLLSRSNVKICATVGFPLGAMSTEAKVSEAKKAIEDGADEVDMVMNIGMMKSNNFVSVYKDIRDIKLAISNKPLKVIIEISELSKNEIIKACQICIDAKADFIKTSTGFSKSGATLTAVKMIKKTAKGKIKIKASGGIKDYETALKYIESGADRIGTSSGINIISESSILEAS; the protein is encoded by the coding sequence ATGAAAATTAATAGCTACATAGACCACACCCTATTATCCCCTACTGCCTCAAAAAAAGATATTTACACCTTATGTGAAGAAGCCATAGAGCACCGTTTTTTTTCTGTTTGCATAAACAGTAGTTATGTTCCTCTAGCTAAACAGCTCCTATCAAGAAGCAATGTTAAAATTTGTGCAACAGTTGGCTTTCCACTTGGTGCTATGAGTACAGAAGCCAAAGTTTCTGAAGCCAAAAAAGCGATTGAAGATGGCGCAGATGAAGTTGATATGGTTATGAATATTGGTATGATGAAAAGCAATAATTTTGTATCGGTATATAAAGATATTAGAGATATAAAATTGGCCATTAGTAATAAACCTTTAAAGGTTATTATTGAAATTAGTGAGCTTTCTAAAAACGAAATTATAAAAGCCTGTCAAATTTGTATTGATGCCAAAGCCGATTTTATAAAAACATCAACAGGATTTTCAAAAAGTGGCGCAACACTTACAGCTGTTAAAATGATTAAAAAAACAGCCAAAGGAAAAATTAAAATTAAAGCTTCTGGCGGTATTAAAGATTACGAAACAGCTTTAAAGTATATAGAAAGTGGCGCCGATAGAATTGGTACATCATCAGGAATAAATATTATTTCAGAAAGCAGCATTTTAGAAGCAAGTTAA
- the deoC gene encoding deoxyribose-phosphate aldolase, with protein sequence MPEKAINQYIDHTQLATNTTFSDIKRICNEAITYNFYAVCIPSYYITEAKKLLSNSHVKVCTVIGFPLGNTTTPVKAYEAKQAIEKGADEIDMVLNIGLLKSGKLQNATQDVKDVKNAIGNHVLKVIIEVSELTNTEIIQACKVCLEAKADFIKTSTGFSKGNATIEAVKLIKETVNNNAKIKASGGIRDYNTALEFIKAGANRIGTSSGVAIVTKKENTNHNY encoded by the coding sequence TTGCCTGAAAAAGCTATAAATCAATATATCGATCATACACAGTTAGCTACAAACACTACATTTAGCGACATTAAACGCATCTGTAATGAAGCTATTACGTACAATTTTTATGCGGTTTGCATCCCTTCGTATTACATAACCGAAGCCAAAAAGCTACTATCAAATAGTCACGTAAAAGTATGCACCGTAATTGGTTTTCCTTTAGGAAACACAACTACGCCAGTTAAAGCTTATGAAGCAAAACAGGCTATTGAAAAAGGTGCCGATGAAATTGATATGGTTTTAAATATCGGACTTTTAAAAAGCGGTAAATTACAAAACGCTACACAAGATGTTAAAGACGTTAAAAATGCTATTGGCAATCACGTTCTTAAAGTCATCATAGAAGTTAGTGAACTTACTAATACCGAAATAATACAAGCTTGTAAAGTCTGCCTTGAAGCAAAAGCCGACTTCATAAAAACCTCTACAGGATTTTCAAAAGGAAATGCGACTATTGAAGCTGTTAAATTGATAAAAGAAACCGTAAACAACAACGCTAAAATAAAAGCTTCAGGAGGTATTAGAGATTACAATACCGCTCTAGAATTTATTAAAGCAGGTGCCAACAGAATAGGAACATCATCAGGTGTTGCTATTGTTACAAAAAAAGAAAACACAAATCATAATTACTAA